Proteins encoded within one genomic window of Nitrospina gracilis 3/211:
- a CDS encoding exo-beta-N-acetylmuramidase NamZ family protein, whose product MTHVKTGLDRLLADPAHILKGRRVGLVANHTSVAADGRYGWIHFQEHDEIELVKLLAPEHGLYGVAQDMESVDSSVDPGTGLSIHSLYGHDEESLRPSPELFADLDTVVFDIQDIGSRYYTFVYTMAFCMEACREAGVRMVVCDRPNPINGHQVEGNCVSEGFQSFVGQYPILNRHGMTAGELACLFNEHFEIGCDLGVVHMEGWQRDMWYDETGLPWVAPSPNMPTVSTATVYPGMCLLEATQLSEGRGTTLPFEQCGAPGLDAYRLAERLNRKNLPGVQFRPQFFKPGFQKHQGELCAGVFLQVTHRERFKPLITGIAVLRAISQDFPDRFAWRDKPYEFITDIPAVDLLYGNPELRGHLLGANLSLLDIEQSWEPDTQAFLPLRREYLMY is encoded by the coding sequence ATGACTCATGTCAAGACCGGGTTGGACCGTTTGCTGGCCGACCCGGCCCATATCCTGAAAGGCAGGCGCGTGGGGCTGGTGGCCAACCACACCTCCGTCGCCGCCGACGGCCGCTACGGCTGGATTCATTTCCAGGAACATGATGAAATCGAGCTGGTGAAACTGCTGGCTCCGGAGCACGGCCTCTACGGTGTGGCGCAGGACATGGAATCGGTGGACTCTTCGGTCGACCCCGGCACCGGCCTCTCCATCCACAGCCTGTATGGACACGACGAAGAATCGCTCCGCCCTTCTCCCGAATTGTTTGCCGACCTCGACACCGTGGTGTTCGACATTCAGGACATCGGCTCGCGTTATTACACGTTTGTTTACACCATGGCGTTCTGTATGGAAGCCTGCCGGGAGGCAGGCGTGCGCATGGTGGTGTGCGACCGGCCGAATCCCATCAACGGGCACCAGGTGGAAGGCAACTGCGTGAGCGAGGGTTTCCAATCCTTCGTCGGGCAATACCCCATCCTGAACCGGCACGGCATGACGGCGGGAGAACTGGCGTGCCTGTTCAACGAACACTTCGAAATCGGATGCGATCTCGGCGTGGTGCACATGGAAGGCTGGCAGCGGGACATGTGGTACGACGAAACGGGGCTCCCGTGGGTGGCGCCGTCCCCCAACATGCCGACTGTATCCACCGCAACCGTGTATCCGGGCATGTGCCTGCTGGAAGCGACGCAGTTGTCGGAAGGCCGCGGCACCACCCTGCCCTTCGAGCAATGCGGCGCACCGGGACTCGATGCTTACCGTCTGGCGGAACGGCTGAACCGCAAAAACCTGCCAGGCGTGCAGTTTCGTCCGCAATTTTTCAAACCGGGATTTCAGAAACACCAGGGCGAGTTGTGCGCGGGCGTGTTTTTACAGGTGACGCACAGGGAACGTTTCAAACCCCTTATTACGGGCATCGCTGTCCTGCGCGCCATCTCGCAGGATTTCCCGGATCGGTTTGCCTGGCGCGACAAACCTTATGAATTCATAACCGACATCCCTGCGGTCGACCTGTTGTACGGCAATCCCGAATTGCGTGGACATTTGCTCGGGGCCAATCTCTCGCTTCTCGACATCGAGCAGTCGTGGGAACCGGACACCCAGGCTTTCCTTCCCCTGCGCCGCGAATACCTGATGTACTGA
- a CDS encoding ExbD/TolR family protein yields MKIRRHKKRSRVDLAPLIDVVFLLLIFFMLTFAVQGQGLDMLLPKESQAATENPEKPVVIAIKQDGSITLNGKPLSSDALLNKLTQALQTRQDKQVVIESSEDARYEVFVNVLDITRQAGVTDYSIVM; encoded by the coding sequence ATGAAGATCCGCCGTCATAAAAAGCGGTCGCGCGTCGATCTCGCCCCGCTCATCGACGTGGTGTTTCTCCTTTTGATATTTTTCATGCTCACCTTCGCTGTGCAGGGGCAGGGACTCGACATGCTGTTGCCGAAGGAATCGCAGGCGGCCACGGAGAATCCCGAAAAACCCGTCGTTATCGCCATCAAGCAGGATGGATCGATCACGTTGAACGGAAAGCCTCTTTCTTCTGATGCGTTGTTGAACAAACTCACTCAGGCTTTGCAAACCCGCCAGGACAAACAGGTGGTCATCGAATCGAGCGAGGACGCCCGCTACGAGGTGTTCGTCAATGTGCTGGACATCACCCGGCAGGCGGGGGTGACCGATTACTCGATTGTGATGTGA
- the glgC gene encoding glucose-1-phosphate adenylyltransferase — protein sequence MKTNWSANTMKILGMIMAGGEGSRLHPLTAERAKPAVPFGGKYRLIDIVLSNFINSRIYALYVLTQFKSQSLTEHLQEGWRFSSILPDHFILPVPAQKRTGESWYRGTADAIYQNINLVQDRDYDLVAIFGADHIYRMDIQQKVQYHTEKQADVTISAIPVPVDQAHQFGVIQVDKAGQVIGFQEKPKNPTPIPDRPNLAYVSMGNYLFNAKFLTEVLFSDADKAESSHDFGKDILPSVYGNHAVYAYDFATNRVPDITEEEIGYWRDVGTIGSYWEANMDLRNVKPIFNLYNRKWPIKTNSFGLPPAKFVFNVEGRRGQAVNSLVSEGSIISGGIVQDSVLGRSVMVEGSAAVINSILMDRVHIGPDCKINMAIIDKDVYVPPGTVIGYDPAEDEKRFHVDKESNIIVIPKGYKFPSSK from the coding sequence CTGAAAACCAATTGGAGCGCGAACACAATGAAAATTCTGGGTATGATCATGGCCGGGGGGGAGGGAAGCCGGCTGCACCCGCTGACCGCCGAACGGGCCAAACCCGCCGTCCCTTTCGGCGGCAAGTACCGGCTGATCGACATCGTCCTAAGTAATTTCATCAATTCCCGCATCTACGCCCTCTACGTCCTCACCCAGTTCAAAAGCCAGTCGCTCACCGAGCACCTGCAGGAAGGATGGCGGTTCAGTTCGATTCTCCCGGACCATTTCATCCTGCCCGTTCCAGCCCAGAAGCGCACCGGTGAAAGCTGGTACCGGGGCACGGCGGATGCCATTTACCAGAACATCAACCTGGTGCAGGACCGGGATTACGATCTCGTCGCCATTTTCGGCGCGGACCACATCTACCGCATGGATATTCAACAGAAGGTGCAGTACCACACGGAAAAGCAGGCGGACGTCACCATCTCCGCCATTCCGGTTCCGGTGGACCAGGCACATCAGTTCGGCGTGATCCAGGTGGACAAGGCGGGGCAGGTCATCGGTTTCCAGGAAAAACCCAAAAACCCGACGCCCATTCCGGACCGTCCGAACCTGGCGTACGTCTCCATGGGCAACTACCTGTTCAATGCCAAGTTCCTGACGGAAGTGCTGTTCTCCGACGCGGACAAGGCGGAGTCCTCGCACGATTTCGGCAAGGACATCCTGCCTTCGGTTTATGGAAACCACGCCGTGTACGCCTACGACTTCGCCACCAACCGCGTACCGGACATCACGGAAGAAGAAATCGGCTACTGGCGCGACGTCGGCACCATCGGCAGTTACTGGGAAGCCAACATGGACCTGCGCAACGTGAAGCCGATTTTCAATCTGTACAACCGCAAGTGGCCGATCAAGACCAATTCCTTCGGCCTGCCGCCGGCCAAGTTCGTATTCAACGTCGAAGGGCGGCGCGGGCAGGCGGTGAACAGCCTGGTGTCGGAGGGAAGCATCATCAGCGGCGGCATCGTGCAGGACAGCGTCTTGGGCCGGAGCGTGATGGTGGAAGGCAGTGCGGCGGTCATCAACTCCATCCTCATGGACCGCGTGCACATCGGCCCCGACTGCAAGATCAACATGGCCATCATCGACAAGGACGTGTATGTGCCTCCAGGCACGGTGATCGGCTACGATCCCGCCGAAGACGAAAAACGGTTTCATGTGGACAAGGAATCCAATATCATCGTAATACCCAAGGGATACAAGTTTCCCTCATCCAAATAG
- a CDS encoding GatB/YqeY domain-containing protein encodes MGLKDKLLQDLKVALKSKQSLKVETLRLVSAEIKNKEIDLRKELGDEEITALLSTQIKKRKEAAALYEKGGRADLKEKEEQEMVILAGYLPEQVGEDTLRKRIQEVIAETGAQSPKDMGKVMKVVAPEFKGRADGEQIRSLVTEMLAG; translated from the coding sequence ATGGGACTCAAAGACAAGCTCCTCCAGGACCTCAAAGTGGCCCTGAAATCAAAGCAATCTCTAAAGGTCGAGACCTTGCGCCTGGTTTCCGCTGAAATCAAAAACAAGGAAATCGATCTCCGCAAAGAACTTGGGGACGAAGAAATTACCGCCCTCTTGTCCACCCAGATAAAAAAAAGAAAAGAAGCCGCGGCGCTTTACGAAAAAGGCGGTCGTGCCGATCTGAAAGAAAAAGAAGAGCAGGAAATGGTCATTCTGGCAGGTTATCTGCCGGAACAGGTGGGAGAAGACACCTTGCGAAAGCGCATTCAGGAAGTCATCGCCGAAACCGGCGCACAATCCCCCAAAGACATGGGCAAAGTGATGAAGGTCGTCGCCCCGGAGTTCAAAGGCAGGGCGGATGGAGAGCAGATTCGCTCTCTTGTTACGGAAATGCTGGCGGGGTGA
- a CDS encoding metallopeptidase TldD-related protein, whose amino-acid sequence MKRYFFGSLALIWVAAALPAKAETGNGAKIFQAMEEEMARSLKELRVDDFGPPYFINYQVRHHDRAEVVATFGSLLESDIKQKQTLFVDVKVGDPEFDSSHPQSHQYVTEALIPLDNQVDALRRALWYETDLRYKQAIVNLLKKKGRFISGVESHEIADFSPGNPPQVRLGPVPEWKPRMQEWEALARTVSERFRNAKDIEKSKVKVSANRTIRYYYDSEGNKIREGKLYYALVIEGWARSPEGDRLHDEESVYLHEGDAFPTEEELISRADRLIEALGKLKRAPRMDPYIGPAIFSPDATAVLFHEALGHRLEGDRLRQDRDGKTFLKKIGRRILPGFLSVTDNPELTRFQGTPLLGHYRFDDEGQESEEVVLVEGGTLQNFLLTRMPVLGFSRTNGHARGDGVHAPMSRMSNFIIESKSQVDAPTLKRKLIEEVQRQGKPFGLFVKKITGGETHTEGAGFQVFKGEPLYLYKVYPDGREELVRGVDFVGTPLSMIGKIMVTGQKREVLNGFCHAESGAIPVTSIAPSVLLREVELQGAKKMRVRPPILTPPAVSTSIQ is encoded by the coding sequence TTGAAACGGTATTTCTTTGGAAGCCTCGCGCTTATCTGGGTGGCGGCCGCTTTGCCGGCGAAGGCCGAAACCGGAAACGGCGCAAAAATTTTCCAGGCCATGGAAGAGGAGATGGCCCGCTCGTTGAAAGAGCTCCGGGTGGATGACTTCGGCCCGCCGTATTTCATCAATTACCAGGTACGGCACCACGACCGCGCCGAGGTGGTGGCCACCTTCGGTTCGCTTCTCGAATCGGACATCAAGCAGAAGCAGACGCTTTTCGTGGATGTGAAGGTGGGCGATCCCGAGTTCGACAGTTCGCATCCGCAAAGCCATCAGTATGTCACCGAAGCTTTGATCCCGCTCGATAACCAGGTCGACGCCCTCAGGCGTGCGTTGTGGTATGAAACGGACCTGCGCTACAAGCAGGCCATCGTCAACCTGCTGAAGAAAAAGGGACGATTCATCAGTGGAGTGGAAAGCCACGAAATTGCAGACTTCTCTCCCGGTAACCCGCCGCAGGTGCGGCTGGGACCCGTTCCTGAGTGGAAGCCCCGCATGCAGGAATGGGAAGCCTTGGCGAGAACCGTCTCCGAGCGGTTCCGCAATGCAAAGGACATCGAGAAGTCCAAGGTGAAAGTGTCCGCCAACCGCACCATCCGTTATTACTACGACTCCGAGGGCAATAAGATCCGTGAGGGGAAGCTGTACTATGCCCTTGTCATCGAAGGCTGGGCCCGGTCTCCCGAAGGCGACCGCCTGCATGACGAGGAATCGGTTTACCTGCACGAGGGTGACGCTTTTCCCACAGAGGAAGAACTGATCTCCCGCGCCGACCGCCTGATCGAGGCTCTGGGGAAACTCAAACGGGCGCCGCGCATGGATCCGTACATCGGTCCGGCAATCTTCAGTCCGGACGCCACGGCGGTGCTGTTCCATGAGGCGCTGGGTCACCGGCTGGAAGGCGACCGCCTGCGGCAGGACCGTGACGGCAAAACCTTTCTCAAGAAGATCGGGCGGAGGATTCTACCGGGATTTTTGTCGGTGACGGACAATCCGGAGTTGACCCGTTTTCAGGGCACACCCCTGCTGGGTCATTACCGTTTCGACGACGAGGGCCAGGAAAGCGAAGAGGTGGTGTTGGTGGAAGGCGGCACCCTGCAAAACTTTCTCCTCACGCGCATGCCGGTGCTGGGGTTCAGCCGAACCAACGGCCATGCCCGCGGCGACGGCGTGCACGCGCCCATGTCGCGCATGAGCAATTTCATCATCGAATCGAAGTCGCAGGTGGATGCCCCGACGTTGAAGCGGAAGCTCATCGAGGAAGTCCAACGGCAGGGCAAACCCTTCGGCCTGTTCGTGAAAAAGATCACCGGCGGGGAGACCCACACCGAGGGTGCCGGATTCCAAGTGTTCAAGGGCGAACCATTGTACCTGTATAAAGTATATCCAGACGGACGTGAGGAGCTGGTGCGCGGGGTCGATTTTGTGGGAACACCGCTTTCCATGATCGGAAAAATTATGGTTACCGGGCAGAAGCGGGAGGTCTTGAACGGATTCTGCCATGCCGAGTCGGGGGCAATACCGGTAACGAGCATCGCTCCCAGCGTGCTGTTGCGTGAAGTGGAATTGCAGGGTGCGAAGAAGATGCGCGTGCGTCCGCCGATACTCACACCGCCTGCCGTTTCCACGTCAATCCAATAA
- a CDS encoding CHC2 zinc finger domain-containing protein, whose translation MKQHIPEQVIEDVRQRAEIIDVVSDFVHLKKAGKNYKGLCPFHQEKTPSFTASPDKQIYHCFGCGAGGQCLQIPDGNGGPHFRRGGEEAGGALPRHHPGIRPAFLQPAV comes from the coding sequence TTGAAACAGCATATTCCGGAACAGGTCATTGAAGACGTGCGCCAGCGGGCCGAAATCATCGATGTGGTCTCGGACTTCGTTCACCTGAAAAAAGCGGGCAAGAACTACAAGGGACTGTGCCCGTTCCATCAGGAGAAAACCCCGTCGTTCACCGCCAGCCCCGACAAGCAGATCTATCATTGCTTCGGTTGCGGTGCGGGGGGGCAATGCCTTCAAATTCCTGATGGAAATGGAGGACCTCACTTTCGTCGAGGCGGTGAGGAAGCTGGCGGCGCGCTACCACGTCACCATCCCGGAATCCGCCCTGCGTTCCTCCAGCCAGCCGTCTGA
- a CDS encoding MotA/TolQ/ExbB proton channel family protein codes for MTMFQSAMDLITKGGIIMVPILLCSVIAVAIIIERLVYFNKRKENPEALYKSVQEALRKKNTAKALELCRRSHGPVARVLEAGVHNHNAPKWQLEETLSMVGQEEMESMERNIKGLEVIAAISPLMGLLGTVIGMVQAFNQVAEYKGQVNPSLLAGGIWEALLTTAAGLAVAIPVLVMMHFFDKRIERLGFAMERFAHYFVHSVEQNRNAAASSKTLVAS; via the coding sequence ATGACAATGTTTCAATCGGCGATGGACCTGATAACCAAGGGTGGGATCATCATGGTCCCGATCCTGCTTTGCTCGGTGATCGCGGTCGCCATCATCATCGAACGGCTGGTGTACTTCAATAAACGTAAAGAAAACCCGGAAGCACTGTACAAATCGGTGCAGGAAGCACTCCGCAAAAAGAACACGGCAAAAGCGCTGGAGCTGTGCCGCCGATCCCACGGACCGGTGGCGCGGGTGCTGGAAGCGGGCGTGCACAACCACAACGCGCCCAAGTGGCAGTTGGAGGAAACGCTGTCCATGGTGGGGCAGGAAGAAATGGAAAGCATGGAGCGCAACATCAAGGGGCTGGAAGTCATCGCCGCCATCTCACCGCTCATGGGCCTGCTGGGCACCGTCATCGGCATGGTGCAGGCGTTCAACCAGGTGGCGGAATACAAGGGGCAGGTGAACCCCAGCCTGCTCGCCGGGGGCATCTGGGAAGCGCTGTTGACCACCGCCGCAGGGTTGGCCGTTGCCATTCCGGTGCTGGTCATGATGCATTTCTTCGACAAGCGCATTGAGCGGCTGGGCTTCGCCATGGAACGCTTCGCGCATTACTTCGTCCATTCCGTGGAGCAGAACCGCAACGCCGCCGCCTCGTCCAAAACCCTGGTCGCGTCATGA
- a CDS encoding ExbD/TolR family protein yields MIRIRKTKDTSFGLDMAPMINVVFLLLIFFMLTSTAMKHGQKVDLPESQSAEKIKQDTVQVKVYPDGGIEVNGQANDLAGLPAVFAQLAVDKKEPVLEIQADRKASFKICGDVIRLANEAGIREFVFATDQPQAGAKVHTPL; encoded by the coding sequence ATGATCCGCATCCGCAAAACCAAAGACACGTCCTTCGGGCTCGATATGGCGCCGATGATCAACGTCGTGTTTCTCCTGTTGATCTTTTTCATGCTGACCTCCACTGCCATGAAGCACGGGCAGAAAGTGGACCTGCCGGAGTCGCAGTCGGCGGAAAAAATCAAACAGGACACGGTGCAGGTGAAGGTGTATCCGGATGGGGGCATCGAGGTGAACGGCCAGGCCAACGATCTGGCCGGGCTTCCGGCCGTGTTTGCTCAACTGGCGGTGGATAAAAAAGAGCCGGTGCTGGAGATTCAGGCCGACCGCAAGGCGTCGTTCAAGATCTGCGGTGATGTGATTCGTCTGGCCAACGAGGCGGGCATCCGCGAGTTCGTATTTGCCACCGACCAGCCGCAGGCGGGGGCGAAGGTCCACACGCCACTTTAG
- a CDS encoding energy transducer TonB, with translation MHAEVRPLMDNVNWPRAVVCSLAFHLVVISALPLIQSDKVIPEPETKKVRMTIAEKKPVPVPPKKKAGPKPKAFQPQDMKQAPIPVKMQMNPVQPMAVPPQPTVSAKVQPVSAKAVHQTPMLKPKVQPQVLSQPVATRKAMLMDRTTRQRKTGQVIHPVHLETPVTDSKPSAQTAVMQTPVATHVKTAKVQPVTPQPLFASNENPAPVTGAQPVSHFEKFSTASVSPSFTQPVPLENWGDGGLSEEERRRILGLFARGIQQRIAGHQVYPDVARQRGVEGRTVVAFKLARNGNLVHVTVAQSSGFDVLDEAAMKAIRDGSPYAAIPAKLGNDSLSFQLPVSFFIE, from the coding sequence ATGCACGCTGAAGTAAGACCTCTCATGGACAACGTGAACTGGCCGCGCGCCGTGGTGTGTTCGCTGGCGTTCCACCTGGTGGTGATCTCCGCCCTGCCGTTGATCCAAAGTGACAAGGTGATTCCCGAACCGGAAACCAAAAAAGTGCGGATGACGATTGCGGAGAAGAAACCCGTTCCGGTTCCTCCCAAGAAAAAAGCCGGACCCAAACCCAAGGCATTCCAGCCGCAGGACATGAAGCAGGCCCCCATTCCGGTGAAGATGCAGATGAACCCCGTTCAGCCGATGGCCGTGCCGCCTCAACCGACAGTATCCGCCAAAGTGCAGCCGGTGTCCGCAAAGGCCGTGCATCAAACGCCGATGCTGAAACCGAAGGTGCAACCGCAGGTTTTGAGTCAGCCTGTTGCCACGCGGAAGGCGATGCTCATGGACCGCACCACGCGGCAACGGAAAACGGGACAGGTCATCCATCCGGTGCATCTTGAAACTCCGGTAACGGATTCCAAACCGTCTGCGCAGACCGCCGTCATGCAGACGCCCGTGGCGACCCACGTCAAGACGGCGAAGGTTCAGCCGGTCACGCCGCAACCCCTTTTTGCCTCCAATGAAAATCCCGCGCCGGTCACCGGAGCACAGCCGGTGTCTCATTTTGAAAAGTTTTCGACGGCGTCGGTGTCGCCATCGTTCACCCAGCCGGTGCCGCTGGAAAACTGGGGCGATGGGGGCCTGTCCGAGGAGGAGCGGCGGCGGATTCTGGGACTGTTCGCCCGCGGCATCCAGCAACGGATCGCCGGTCACCAGGTGTATCCGGATGTCGCCCGCCAGCGCGGGGTTGAGGGCCGCACCGTGGTGGCGTTCAAACTGGCGCGTAACGGCAACCTTGTGCACGTAACCGTGGCGCAGTCGTCCGGCTTTGACGTGCTCGATGAGGCCGCGATGAAGGCCATCCGCGACGGCAGTCCCTACGCGGCCATTCCGGCCAAACTGGGGAACGATTCGTTGTCCTTCCAGTTGCCGGTTTCGTTTTTCATCGAGTGA
- a CDS encoding sialidase family protein: MWRQFKRHLYFGIFLGAVLSVLAGTEGQAELAFAADKPGTSGGIIEWEPNPKAIGQGNSGQLSISASEAIKLLYAGKDKGKTHILYSHSHNMGDSFSPGRAVHPENEKVSSHGENGPQLETGPGIEIYATWDGNGDVRFARSMDFGRNFTEPVRVNDDEGESFQSFFDTEVGPDGAVHVAWLDGRDKSTNKPGTFSLFTASSKDRGTTFSRNVKIAGDICPCCRPAIAFGPSGEVFMAWRHVDEGHERVVVVASSRDGGKTWSDPVRVTKTGWVIDGCPHAGPTLRFINGKLYVAWYTAIDRRAAVRLAVSDDLGRSFKWVKEIQGEVLDPTHPYIAESKDTAYVIFQGRDPKLEGGWAPAKAWVVRASGDGALTAPQALPTKGNGVAYPYLFIGNGGRVYATWTEFGEQGPEVILCRGRLQPLS, from the coding sequence ATGTGGCGCCAGTTTAAAAGACATCTGTATTTCGGAATTTTTCTTGGGGCCGTGCTGTCCGTTTTGGCGGGTACGGAGGGGCAGGCGGAACTCGCCTTTGCCGCGGACAAACCGGGGACTTCCGGTGGCATTATCGAATGGGAACCGAACCCGAAAGCCATCGGCCAGGGCAACAGCGGACAATTGAGCATCAGCGCATCGGAAGCCATCAAGCTCCTTTACGCCGGGAAAGACAAAGGCAAGACCCACATCCTCTATTCGCATTCGCACAACATGGGCGACTCGTTTTCTCCCGGCCGCGCCGTGCATCCTGAAAATGAAAAAGTGAGTTCTCACGGCGAGAACGGACCGCAGTTGGAAACCGGGCCGGGTATTGAAATCTACGCCACCTGGGACGGCAACGGGGACGTGCGCTTCGCCCGGTCCATGGACTTCGGCAGAAATTTTACTGAACCGGTGCGAGTGAACGACGATGAAGGCGAATCCTTCCAGTCGTTTTTCGATACGGAAGTGGGACCCGACGGCGCCGTGCACGTGGCCTGGCTGGACGGGCGCGACAAGAGCACCAACAAGCCGGGCACCTTTTCGCTGTTCACCGCTTCATCCAAAGACCGCGGCACCACGTTCAGCAGGAACGTCAAGATCGCGGGCGACATCTGCCCCTGTTGCCGCCCGGCCATTGCCTTCGGCCCGTCGGGTGAAGTGTTCATGGCCTGGCGCCATGTGGATGAAGGCCACGAGCGGGTGGTGGTGGTCGCTTCCTCCAGGGACGGCGGCAAGACGTGGAGCGATCCGGTACGCGTGACGAAAACAGGCTGGGTCATTGACGGGTGCCCGCATGCGGGGCCGACCCTGCGTTTCATCAACGGCAAACTTTACGTCGCCTGGTACACCGCCATCGACCGCCGCGCTGCGGTGAGGCTTGCAGTGTCGGACGACCTCGGCCGCTCGTTCAAATGGGTAAAGGAAATCCAGGGCGAGGTGCTCGACCCGACGCATCCATACATCGCGGAGTCCAAGGACACGGCGTACGTCATTTTTCAGGGACGCGACCCGAAGCTGGAAGGCGGCTGGGCGCCGGCCAAAGCATGGGTGGTCAGGGCATCGGGCGACGGCGCTCTCACCGCACCGCAGGCGCTGCCCACGAAAGGCAACGGCGTGGCGTACCCGTATCTGTTCATCGGCAACGGCGGACGGGTGTATGCCACGTGGACCGAATTCGGCGAACAGGGGCCGGAGGTCATTCTGTGCCGCGGCCGCCTTCAACCTTTGTCTTGA
- a CDS encoding sigma-54 interaction domain-containing protein, protein MRFDLHQVLDSARDGVFIVGRDHRLVLFNHACEELYNVSRQDVVNKACWKLSDFEKSWKEAARAGGRISYGELGAKKERMVLPHKSGKQVWVETIYTPILDEENNEIAYVMGVIKDITELKDMEREKERLQQEIGKIRGELGSKYDFSSIVGRSAPIMQVMKLAAEVAQENTTVMLVGESGTGKELVAKAIHYNSRRADKPFVALNCSAFPETLIESELFGYEKGAFTGAEKTKPGKIQLAYGGTLFLDEVTEMSPATQAKILRVIQEREFEPLGSVKPQRADIRIIAATNKDLEALVKKGQFRDDLFYRLFVYPIVIPPLRERPEDLGPLIDHLLEKFNHDMAKRIQGISPEALGMLKSYHWPGNVRELQNVMERLMILSKGEVIQVEDLPRYVVESMKLNHSREPETNDGIPPGFSLEDTVNQFEGRIIQKALKQCGHNKSRAANLLGLSRSTFRYKLSRLKGFENRN, encoded by the coding sequence ATGAGGTTTGATCTGCACCAGGTTCTCGACTCGGCGCGCGACGGCGTATTTATCGTGGGGCGGGACCATCGGCTGGTTCTGTTCAACCACGCCTGCGAAGAGTTGTACAACGTTTCCCGGCAGGACGTGGTCAACAAAGCCTGCTGGAAACTTTCGGATTTTGAAAAAAGCTGGAAGGAAGCCGCCCGTGCGGGAGGACGCATCTCTTACGGTGAGTTGGGAGCGAAAAAGGAACGGATGGTCCTGCCGCATAAAAGCGGCAAGCAGGTGTGGGTGGAAACCATCTACACTCCCATCCTCGACGAGGAGAACAATGAAATCGCTTACGTCATGGGCGTGATCAAGGACATCACCGAACTCAAGGACATGGAGCGCGAAAAGGAGCGCCTGCAACAGGAAATCGGTAAAATCCGCGGCGAGCTGGGATCGAAGTACGATTTCTCCAGCATCGTCGGCCGTTCCGCGCCGATCATGCAGGTCATGAAGCTTGCGGCGGAAGTGGCTCAGGAAAACACCACGGTGATGCTGGTGGGCGAAAGCGGCACCGGCAAGGAACTGGTGGCCAAGGCCATCCACTACAACAGCCGCCGTGCGGACAAACCGTTTGTCGCGCTCAACTGCTCGGCTTTCCCGGAAACGCTGATCGAAAGTGAATTGTTCGGTTACGAAAAAGGCGCGTTCACCGGCGCGGAAAAAACCAAGCCCGGCAAAATCCAGCTCGCTTACGGCGGCACGCTGTTTCTCGACGAGGTGACCGAGATGTCGCCGGCGACGCAGGCGAAAATTCTGCGCGTTATCCAGGAACGCGAATTCGAACCGCTGGGCTCGGTGAAACCGCAACGCGCAGACATCCGCATCATCGCCGCCACCAACAAGGACCTGGAGGCGCTGGTGAAAAAGGGACAGTTCCGCGACGACCTGTTTTACCGATTGTTTGTGTACCCGATCGTGATCCCGCCTTTGCGGGAGCGGCCGGAGGACCTGGGACCGCTCATCGATCACCTGCTGGAAAAATTCAACCACGACATGGCCAAGCGCATTCAGGGAATCTCACCCGAGGCGCTTGGCATGCTGAAGAGCTATCACTGGCCGGGAAACGTGCGTGAATTGCAGAACGTGATGGAGCGGCTCATGATCCTGTCCAAGGGGGAAGTCATCCAGGTGGAGGACCTGCCGCGTTACGTGGTGGAATCCATGAAACTGAACCACTCCCGCGAGCCGGAGACGAACGACGGCATTCCCCCCGGGTTTTCCTTGGAGGACACGGTGAACCAGTTTGAAGGCCGGATCATCCAGAAGGCGCTCAAGCAGTGCGGGCACAACAAGTCGCGGGCGGCGAACCTTCTGGGTCTGTCGCGCTCGACGTTCCGCTACAAGCTGTCGCGGTTGAAGGGGTTTGAAAACCGGAACTGA